A single region of the Pelobates fuscus isolate aPelFus1 chromosome 4, aPelFus1.pri, whole genome shotgun sequence genome encodes:
- the LOC134609236 gene encoding cyclin-dependent kinase 5 activator 1-like produces the protein MGTVLSLSPGSRKASLYDDGSGSLAHYTSVSKGNGQKPDKTLKRHSMFIPALTWKRLVASTKKKTSRKGTVNNNYQKDVAHLNHENVKKSLSCANLSSYDSQPLAPLSSKQISSIKKASCTTNGGSPKRVIVQASTSELLKCLGEFLCRRCYRLKHLSPTDPILWLRSVDRSLLLQGWQDQAFVTPANVVFVYLLCRDVIDGDSVATEHDLQATLLTCLYLSYSYMGNEISYPLKPFLVEAGKDAFWDRCLCIIDAMSAKMLRINADPHYFTQVFADLKNEGNRDEFSRVLDR, from the coding sequence ATGGGGACTGTACTGTCTCTGTCACCAGGATCTAGGAAAGCCAGCCTATATGATGATGGATCTGGGTCCTTGGCCCATTATACCAGTGTTAGCAAGGGGAATGGGCAGAAACCAGATAAGACTCTGAAGAGACACTCTATGTTCATCCCTGCCCTCACCTGGAAGAGGCTTGTGGCCTCCACTAAAAAGAAGACTTCCCGAAAGGGCACTGTTAATAACAATTACCAAAAGGACGTTGCCCACCTGAACCACGAGAATGTGAAGAAATCCCTGTCGTGTGCCAATCTCTCCAGCTATGACAGCCAACCTCTTGCACCTCTTAGCTCAAAGCAGATATCCTCCATCAAGAAGGCCTCTTGTACAACTAATGGAGGCTCTCCTAAAAGAGTCATTGTACAAGCATCCACCAGTGAGCTTCTGAAATGCCTTGGGGAATTCCTTTGCAGGAGGTGTTACCGACTGAAACATTTGTCACCTACAGATCCCATTCTCTGGCTTCGTAGTGTTGACCGCTCCTTGCTACTGCAGGGATGGCAAGACCAGGCCTTTGTCACCCCAGCCAATGTTGTCTTTGTTTACTTGCTGTGCAGGGATGTCATTGATGGAGACTCGGTAGCCACCGAGCATGACTTGCAAGCTACTCTGCTGACTTGCCTCTACCTGTCCTACTCCTATATGGGCAATGAGATCTCCTACCCACTCAAGCCCTTCTTGGTGGAAGCAGGGAAAGATGCCTTCTGGGACCGTTGTCTTTGCATCATTGATGCCATGAGTGCCAAGATGCTCAGAATCAATGCTGACCCTCACTATTTCACCCAGGTCTTTGCTGACCTAAAAAATGAAGGCAATAGGGATGAGTTCTCTCGGGTCCTAGATCGGTGA